A window of Cohnella herbarum contains these coding sequences:
- a CDS encoding carbohydrate ABC transporter permease: MRKLNAEKAGNQPWIILIFIFLSLLIVFPLLYVISVSMTSDADIARYGYRLIPKEASFLAYDYIFQTPKALLQSYLITIIVTTAGTVLALLLTSSIAYVMTRKDYRYSRLMTFFVFFTLLFNAGLVPSYIVATNVLHIQDTLWALILPYGVSAWFTMLMKGFMDGLPFEIIESAKIDGASEWGIFARIVLPLSKPALATIGLFYALAYWNDWWLAMLYIQDEKLIPLQYYLQRIMTNIEFLTKNMQAGISVDMSSIPTESARMAIAILAAGPMLFAFPFFQKYLIKGLTVGSIKG; the protein is encoded by the coding sequence ATGCGCAAATTAAACGCAGAGAAAGCCGGCAATCAGCCGTGGATCATTTTGATTTTCATCTTCCTATCGCTATTGATCGTGTTTCCGCTCCTGTATGTCATCTCGGTATCGATGACGAGCGACGCGGACATTGCGCGATACGGGTATAGGCTTATTCCTAAGGAAGCTTCCTTCCTGGCGTACGACTACATTTTCCAGACACCGAAGGCTCTGCTGCAATCCTATTTGATCACGATCATCGTAACGACGGCGGGAACGGTACTTGCCCTGCTGCTAACGTCATCCATCGCTTACGTCATGACGCGCAAAGATTACCGGTACAGCAGGCTGATGACGTTTTTCGTATTTTTCACCTTATTGTTCAACGCGGGTCTCGTCCCTTCGTACATTGTCGCGACGAACGTGCTGCATATCCAGGACACGCTCTGGGCGCTTATTCTTCCTTACGGCGTTAGCGCATGGTTCACGATGCTGATGAAAGGCTTCATGGACGGGCTGCCGTTCGAGATTATCGAATCCGCTAAGATAGACGGCGCCTCGGAATGGGGGATTTTCGCCCGCATCGTGCTGCCGTTGTCCAAGCCTGCTCTGGCGACCATCGGTCTCTTCTATGCTCTCGCGTACTGGAACGATTGGTGGCTGGCGATGCTGTACATTCAGGATGAGAAGCTCATTCCGCTCCAGTATTACTTGCAGCGAATCATGACGAACATCGAGTTTCTTACCAAGAACATGCAAGCGGGCATCAGCGTCGACATGAGCTCGATCCCGACCGAATCCGCGCGCATGGCGATCGCGATTTTGGCCGCCGGGCCGATGCTGTTCGCCTTCCCTTTCTTCCAGAAATATTTGATCAAAGGGTTGACGGTCGGGTCTATTAAAGGCTAA